From a single Phragmites australis chromosome 7, lpPhrAust1.1, whole genome shotgun sequence genomic region:
- the LOC133924546 gene encoding uncharacterized protein LOC133924546 — MINLFDLSAGMASTDMLTDRALRDGSLARRSRQDVKRTVDPAKVYVEDKVGASNRSSSSNKSDVSPMNMVLAKELESKKKSPSVVARLMGLEDDLPCQVPALHSANRNLKKSHLNDNLAETNWPMLHRDQYYSSMSTRDIHIGRKEAVEFKDAYEVSEEPLRTYHLQDQTFPRSMSSRSKRGIRMEIVRQKFMEAKRLATDEKLLHSKEFQEALEVLSSNKDLFLKFLEEPNSTFSKQLAGLHTESASPQTKRITVLKPNKSVENEGRREIRTQQTNEENEHVMPRTHRRSHSAEVTFSQPTRIVVLKPSPAKPSRTMARLTPRAAPSQLIEQIGFYGGLKDDEYLPDGLHQRDESLLSSVYSNGYGGDESSFSRSEVDYIDEEGGNLSDSEIASPVLRHSWDHIKRYSSPYSGSTFSRTSHSPESSVIREAKKRLSERWASVAYNEINQERMQLPRSSSTLGEMLSLREAKKEVGGTDSVSSSRPCNKENELALQAMCISTFREGEENGQSFPKNLARSKSVPVSSAMFDNIAPNALSSNSESCKTPPKVVTRSDKGKSSFKGRVSSFFFPKSKRQSKEKITLSSASSDEKVEVTCLGSMKLEADHNIGADENMSFCEDKDDNCTTQTICSSQDVVSIDVPISSDCPSGDFDGLRSDGGLKGIRDEPSPTSVLDASFEDGNINEPESSRSNTCSNDRVALRSTAIESVACSLSWEDMNSPSPLLGSTKLTPLSNVDDELECVAFVQKIVSSAGLDDPQLCMVFTGWYLPDCPLDPALCDKLLDRKEEAAKSRERRSNQKLLFDCVNMSLIEIGQDALLCTYPWGQVRSMARKETLSQALGQEVPCHMRDWLYGLGKFVVNENNDAGTMLERIVQQEVEGRGWVKSMRWEVDGIAKQIEWEVFEELVKEAVDDSQFVLRSKRCQ, encoded by the exons ATGATCAACTTGTTTGACCTCAGCGCAGGGATGGCTAGCACGGACATGCTCACCGATCGAGCTCTTAGAGATG GCTCTCTGGCTCGTAGAAGCAGGCAAGATGTCAAGAGAACTGTGGATCCTGCTAAAGTTTATGTAGAGGATAAAGTA GGAGCTAGTAACAGGAGTTCGTCAAGCAATAAATCAGATGTATCTCCAATGAATATGGTATTAGCAAAGGAATTGGAGTCAAAGAAGAAGTCACCAAGTGTTGTTGCCAGATTAATGGGACTTGAAGATGATCTACCTTGTCAAGTTCCAGCATTACATTCTGCTAATAGAAATTTGAAGAAAAGCCACTTAAATGACAACCTCGCAGAAACAAATTGGCCCATGCTACATCGAGATCAGTACTACTCCAGCATGTCAACACGGGACATACACATAGGACGCAAAGAAGCAGTTGAATTTAAGGATGCCTACGAAGTCAGTGAAGAGCCATTAAGAACTTACCATCTTCAGGATCAAACTTTTCCTAGGAGTATGTCTTCAAGGAGCAAGAGGGGCATAAGGATGGAAATTGTTCGCCAGAAATTCATGGAAGCAAAGCGCCTTGCCACAGATGAGAAGCTCCTCCATTCAAAGGAGTTTCAAGAAGCTCTTGAGGTTTTAAGTTCAAATAAAGATTTGTTTCTTAAGTTTCTTGAGGAACCAAACTCTACTTTCTCAAAGCAGCTGGCCGGACTTCACACAGAGTCAGCATCACCTCAGACGAAGCGTATTACTGTGTTGAAACCAAATAAATCTGTTGAGAATGAGGGAAGAAGGGAAATCAGAACACAGCaaacaaatgaagaaaatgAACATGTGATGCCAAGGACTCACCGGAGATCTCATTCAGCAGAAGTTACCTTTTCCCAGCCAACTAGGATTGTGGTCCTGAAGCCTAGCCCTGCCAAACCTAGTAGAACAATGGCCAGGCTAACACCCCGAGCAGCTCCATCTCAGCTAATTGAACAGATAGGTTTTTATGGAGGTTTAAAAGATGACGAATACCTGCCAGATGGTCTACATCAGCGGGATGAGTCACTGTTATCTTCTGTATACTCAAATGGGTATGGTGGAGATGAAAGTTCTTTCAGTAGATCAGAAGTTGACTACATCGATGAAGAAGGTGGTAACCTAAGTGACTCGGAGATAGCTAGTCCAGTATTGCGGCATTCATGGGATCACATCAAAAGATATAGCAGTCCTTACTCAGGCTCAACTTTTAGCAGAACATCACATTCACCTGAGTCATCCGTGATCAGGGAAGCCAAAAAACGGCTTTCAGAGAGATGGgcatcagtagcatataatgaGATAAACCAAGAACGAATGCAATTGCCGAGAAGCTCAAGCACTTTGGGTGAGATGCTCTCCCTTCGAGAAGCCAAGAAAGAAGTTGGTGGCACAGATTCTGTTTCAAGTAGTCGGCCATGTAACAAAGAAAATGAGTTGGCCCTGCAAGCTATGTGTATATCAACTTTTAGAGAGGGTGAAGAAAATGGTCAGAGCTTCCCAAAGAATTTAGCAAGATCAAAATCTGTCCCAGTGTCATCGGCAATGTTCGATAACATAGCACCAAATGCCCTGTCATCCAATTCTGAAAGCTGCAAAACACCACCAAAGGTGGTTACAAGGTCAGATAAAGGAAAATCATCATTCAAAGGGAGAGTTTCGAGTTTTTTCTTCCCTAAAAGTAAAAGGCAGTCAAAAGAGAAAATCACCCTATCATCTGCCAGCTCTGATgagaaggttgaagtcacttgCCTTGGCAGCATGAAACTAGAGGCTGATCATAATATTGGTGCTGATGAAAATATGTCATTTTGTGAGGACAAAGATGATAATTGTACTACTCAAACAATCTGTTCTTCCCAA GATGTTGTTTCCATTGACGTACCTATTTCTTCTGATTGTCCAAGTGGAGATTTTGATGGATTAAGATCAGATGGAGGCCTTAAAGGTATCCGAGATGAGCCTAGTCCTACTTCAGTTCTTGATGCATCATTTGAAGATGGCAACATTAATGAACCTGAGTCATCAAGAAGCAATACTTGCAGCAATGACA GGGTTGCCTTACGATCTACTGCAATTGAATCTGTCGCCTGCTCATTATCATGGGAGGATATGAACTCACCTTCACCTTTACTTGGTTCTACAAAGTTAACCCCTCTCTCTAATGTAGATGATGAATTAGAATGTGTTGCCTTTGTACAAAAGATAGTATCATCTGCTGGGTTAGACGATCCGCAGTTGTGCATGGTCTTCACAGGTTGGTACTTGCCTGATTGTCCTCTGGATCCTGCATTGTGCGACAAGTTATTGGACCGCAAGGAGGAGGCTGCTAAGTCAAGGGAGCGAAGGTCGAACCAAAAGCTTCTTtttgattgtgtaaatatgtccTTAATTGAGATTGGCCAGGATGCCTTACTATGCACCTATCCGTGGGGACAAGTGCGCTCTATGGCAAGGAAGGAGACCCTGTCTCAAGCTTTGGGGCAAGAAGTACCATGCCATATGAGGGATTGGCTTTATGGATTAGGGAAGTTTGTGGTGAACGAGAACAACGATGCTGGAACGATGCTGGAAAGAATTGTGCAGCAGGAGGTGGAAGGAAGAGGATGGGTGAAGTCAATGAGATGGGAAGTGGATGGGATCGCAAAGCAGATTGAATGGGAGGTGTTCGAGGAACTAGTAAAAGAAGCTGTGGATGATTCACAATTTGTTCTCCGCAGCAAGAGATGCCAATGA